A region from the Rhodamnia argentea isolate NSW1041297 chromosome 7, ASM2092103v1, whole genome shotgun sequence genome encodes:
- the LOC115741927 gene encoding uncharacterized protein LOC115741927, with protein MSRPWLLVFLLLLIVFTSQFEWKQQFGNENDMTPNKSQKEQYVSEREEAVKEKVILSQEKNIQKLNEIVQTLRQQLHQCRGENDSSGSSGPLTEILTELDRHPILED; from the exons ATGTCAAGGCCGTGGCTCCTTGTTTTCCTGCTTTTGCTGATTGTGTTTACGTCTCAGTTTGAGTGGAAGCAACAATTTGGTAATGAGAATGATATGACTCCGAACAAGTCACAGAAGGAGCAATATGTTTCCGAAAGGGAAGAAGCCGTGAAAGAAAAG GTTATCCTCTCTCAAGAGAAAAACATTCAGAAACTCAATGAGATTGTCCAAACTCTCCGCCAACAGCTGCACCAGTGCAGGGGCGAAAATGATAGCAGTGGATCTTCTGGTCCTTTAACTGAAATACTGACAGAGCTTGATAGGCATCCGATCTTGGAGGACTAG
- the LOC115741875 gene encoding tropinone reductase-like 1, with product MIACTSLTHKSLFFPFHSIRLENKVAIVTGGASGIGASAVRLFHESGAWLIIADIQDDAGRSLAAKLGERANYIRCNVTDEEDVRNLVDTTMAKHGKLDIMYSNAGVLDSLPVRSILDTTKSDLDKLFGVNVYGAFLGAKHAARVMIPRREGCILFTGSACTSIAGLGTHTYAASKYAVLGLVRNLAAELGEHGIRVNCVSPYAVVRTGIMGTRERDEAELVKAEKWTSELGNLKGQTLSPESVARAALYLASDEANYVSGQNLVVDGGYSVVNPTMEKALRATFLA from the coding sequence ATGATCGCTTGTACAAGTCTAACCCACAaatctctcttctttccctttcacTCTATAAGACTGGAAAACAAGGTGGCAATCGTAACAGGCGGCGCGAGTGGGATCGGAGCCAGTGCAGTGCGTCTCTTCCATGAGAGCGGCGCGTGGTTGATCATTGCCGACATTCAAGATGATGCAGGGCGATCCCTAGCTGCCAAGCTAGGCGAAAGGGCCAACTACATCCGCTGCAACGTCACTGACGAGGAAGACGTCCGCAACCTCGTGGACACCACCATGGCCAAACACGGAAAGCTCGACATAATGTACAGCAACGCGGGCGTCTTGGACAGTCTTCCTGTCCGGAGCATTTTGGACACAACCAAGAGCGACCTAGACAAACTCTTTGGGGTGAATGTGTACGGCGCTTTCCTAGGAGCCAAGCATGCCGCGAGGGTCATGATCCCACGGCGCGAGGGTTGCATACTCTTCACCGGCAGTGCTTGCACGTCCATCGCCGGCCTCGGGACCCATACGTACGCCGCTTCAAAGTATGCTGTTTTGGGTCTAGTGAGGAACCTAGCCGCGGAGCTCGGGGAACACGGAATAAGGGTCAATTGCGTGTCGCCTTACGCAGTCGTGAGGACCGGGATCATGGGGACGAGGGAGAGGGATGAAGCTGAATTGGTGAAAGCAGAGAAATGGACGAGCGAATTGGGCAACTTGAAGGGTCAGACTCTGAGTCCCGAGAGCGTTGCCCGAGCAGCTCTTTACTTGGCCAGTGATGAGGCCAATTACGTGAGCGGCCAGAACTTGGTGGTGGACGGCGGCTACAGTGTGGTCAATCCCACTATGGAGAAAGCTCTTAGAGCAACCTTCCTCGCATGA